A genomic segment from Vagococcus zengguangii encodes:
- a CDS encoding DnaD domain protein: MLELQRFIQAGSTSVSNLLMTYYRQLGMSEQEMILYLQLLMDEKEGKSFPDMTVIASRMGITLQEAYSLIETLINKKIIKLETQPDSSGKQTDYYDLTTVYTTLQEVLVAAHQKNQVEQSQLDIRQLMHKFEQEFGRNLSSMERESITYWIYDDHYSVEIIELALKEAVLNQVYNIKYIDRILLSWERKNLRSKAQVLNELNHRKNQLRSQDKAEFTNEQAKNKPKIPLFNWLDNEGK, from the coding sequence ATGTTAGAATTACAACGTTTTATTCAGGCGGGAAGCACGTCAGTTTCTAACCTACTTATGACTTATTACCGACAATTAGGTATGAGTGAGCAAGAAATGATACTTTATTTACAATTATTGATGGATGAAAAAGAGGGTAAGAGTTTTCCGGATATGACAGTCATCGCAAGTCGTATGGGCATAACATTGCAAGAAGCGTATAGCTTAATTGAAACATTGATTAATAAAAAAATTATTAAGTTAGAAACTCAGCCTGATTCTTCAGGTAAGCAAACAGACTATTATGATTTGACAACTGTCTATACAACATTACAAGAAGTGTTAGTAGCAGCTCATCAAAAAAATCAAGTAGAACAATCACAATTAGACATTCGTCAGTTAATGCACAAGTTTGAACAAGAATTTGGTAGGAATTTGTCCAGTATGGAACGTGAAAGCATTACTTATTGGATTTATGATGATCATTATTCTGTCGAAATTATAGAACTAGCGTTAAAAGAAGCAGTTCTAAATCAAGTTTATAATATTAAATATATTGATCGTATTTTACTAAGTTGGGAACGAAAAAATTTACGTTCCAAGGCACAAGTCTTAAATGAATTAAATCATCGAAAAAATCAATTGAGAAGCCAGGATAAAGCAGAATTTACCAATGAACAAGCAAAAAACAAACCTAAAATTCCTTTGTTCAACTGGCTTGACAATGAAGGGAAGTAG
- a CDS encoding adenine phosphoribosyltransferase, with product MNLKDYIASIPDYPKEGVIFRDISPLMGDGDAYREATKQIVDYAKEKQIDMIVGPEARGFIIGCPVAYELGVGFAPARKKGKLPRETIEVDYGLEYGEATLTLHKDAIKPGQRVLICDDLLATGGTIAATIELIEKLGGVVAGCAFLVELTDLNGREKIKGYDILTLMDF from the coding sequence ATGAACTTAAAAGACTATATCGCTAGTATCCCTGATTACCCTAAAGAAGGTGTGATTTTTAGAGATATTTCACCATTAATGGGAGACGGAGACGCTTACCGTGAAGCAACGAAACAAATCGTGGATTATGCTAAAGAAAAACAAATCGACATGATTGTTGGACCTGAAGCACGTGGTTTCATCATTGGTTGTCCCGTTGCCTACGAATTAGGTGTAGGTTTTGCTCCAGCTCGTAAAAAAGGTAAATTACCTCGTGAAACAATCGAAGTAGACTACGGTTTAGAGTATGGCGAAGCGACGTTAACACTACACAAAGATGCGATTAAACCTGGTCAACGTGTGTTAATTTGTGATGACTTATTAGCAACAGGAGGAACAATCGCTGCGACAATCGAATTAATTGAAAAATTAGGTGGCGTGGTAGCGGGTTGTGCATTCTTAGTTGAATTAACAGACTTAAATGGTCGTGAAAAAATTAAAGGTTATGACATTTTAACATTAATGGATTTCTAA
- the recJ gene encoding single-stranded-DNA-specific exonuclease RecJ gives MKQSKYHWIRSEEPIQTELINWLKEHGFSEQLAPLLANRKITTAEQLSAYFYPNLEDLYDPFLLFDMDKAVNRLFEAIESGQKIVIYGDYDADGITSTTVMKEAIELVGGDVSYFLPNRFEHGYGPNVKVYEQLIADGAELIVTVDNGVTGHEAIEYAKTQGVDVIVTDHHELPPELPEPYALIHPKHPAGNYPFGDLAGVGVAFKVATALLEEPPVELLDLVAIGTIADLVSLTDENRNLVKHGLQMMKETDRVGLNALMKVANVDKENISAESVGFGIGPRLNAIGRIGDASPGVELMCTFDEEQAEELATFIQKKNEERQAIVATISQEALEMVAELGEQSIYLLAKEGWNEGVLGIVASQIVQKTNRPAIILSLNPESGLAKGSGRSIEQINLYDLLSEIRDELVKFGGHHMAAGMTLEQSKLPEIQAKLNTLIEQQSIDFSVGQPLNVEDHLAIEALDVRLVEAIQTLGPFGTDNPSPVFLFENGRAQMTKAIGADQKHLKFQFQTSDASIDVIAFGYGNQLVEIESASELAIVGDLSINEWNGNKKVQLMMKDYGINEKQVFDYREKLHLLPELLSLPRTFYVLFDGKHLNQFKAIPQEHLLLVGDQTDLSQYAGAAQSVVFLDCPIEEHQLQEIVSELQVERIYLLLYSKEQCYLNGMPSREAFGKLFKLVQTKQEIDVRYKLNELAQYINVEFNTIIFMINVLFELKFVTIENGVMRKVDSTNFTPLNESKVYQTRERKMQTEKFLLYSNIIELEKWLFQ, from the coding sequence AAAAGAGCATGGCTTTTCTGAACAATTAGCGCCTTTATTAGCTAACCGAAAAATAACGACAGCTGAACAATTATCAGCTTATTTTTATCCGAACTTAGAAGACTTATATGACCCATTTTTACTCTTTGATATGGACAAGGCGGTTAATCGTTTATTTGAAGCGATTGAGAGCGGTCAAAAGATTGTGATCTACGGTGATTATGATGCCGATGGGATTACCAGTACGACCGTGATGAAGGAAGCAATTGAATTAGTTGGGGGAGATGTCTCATACTTTTTACCGAACCGCTTTGAACATGGTTATGGACCAAACGTGAAAGTTTATGAACAATTAATTGCCGATGGTGCCGAACTTATTGTGACAGTTGATAATGGTGTAACAGGACATGAAGCAATTGAATATGCCAAAACGCAAGGCGTGGACGTTATCGTGACCGATCACCATGAATTACCTCCAGAGTTACCAGAACCGTATGCTTTAATCCATCCGAAGCATCCAGCTGGGAACTATCCATTTGGGGATCTTGCGGGTGTAGGTGTAGCCTTTAAAGTGGCGACAGCCTTGCTAGAAGAACCACCTGTTGAACTGCTTGATTTAGTTGCGATTGGGACGATTGCTGATTTGGTTTCTCTAACCGATGAAAATCGCAATCTCGTAAAACATGGGTTACAAATGATGAAAGAAACTGATCGAGTGGGTTTAAATGCTTTGATGAAAGTAGCCAATGTTGACAAAGAAAATATTAGTGCTGAATCTGTCGGCTTTGGCATCGGCCCTCGTTTAAATGCGATCGGCCGAATTGGCGATGCAAGCCCAGGCGTCGAACTAATGTGTACGTTTGATGAGGAACAAGCAGAAGAATTAGCGACGTTTATTCAGAAAAAAAATGAAGAACGTCAGGCAATTGTTGCGACAATTAGTCAAGAAGCATTAGAGATGGTTGCTGAATTAGGTGAACAGTCCATCTACTTATTAGCCAAAGAAGGCTGGAATGAAGGCGTATTAGGTATCGTTGCTAGCCAAATCGTACAAAAGACTAATCGACCAGCCATTATCTTATCACTAAATCCAGAAAGTGGCCTGGCAAAAGGCTCTGGACGAAGCATTGAACAAATTAATTTATATGATTTGCTATCAGAAATTCGTGACGAACTGGTGAAATTTGGGGGCCATCATATGGCAGCTGGGATGACGCTTGAACAATCAAAATTACCAGAAATTCAGGCTAAATTGAATACGTTAATCGAGCAACAGTCCATTGACTTTTCAGTTGGACAGCCGCTAAATGTTGAAGATCATTTAGCAATTGAAGCCCTAGATGTCCGTTTAGTTGAAGCCATTCAAACGTTAGGACCATTTGGAACAGACAACCCATCGCCTGTTTTCTTATTTGAAAATGGTCGCGCGCAAATGACGAAAGCTATTGGGGCAGATCAAAAGCATTTGAAATTCCAATTTCAAACCTCTGATGCAAGTATCGATGTGATTGCGTTTGGTTATGGGAATCAATTAGTGGAAATTGAGAGTGCAAGTGAGTTGGCGATTGTCGGAGATTTATCAATTAATGAATGGAATGGTAATAAGAAAGTACAACTGATGATGAAAGACTATGGGATTAACGAAAAACAAGTCTTTGACTATCGTGAAAAATTACATCTATTGCCAGAACTATTAAGTTTACCGCGAACATTCTATGTTTTATTTGACGGGAAACATTTAAATCAATTCAAAGCGATTCCCCAAGAACATCTGTTGCTAGTAGGTGACCAAACGGACCTAAGCCAGTATGCCGGCGCGGCTCAGTCGGTAGTCTTTTTGGATTGTCCAATAGAAGAGCATCAGCTCCAAGAAATTGTCAGCGAGTTACAAGTTGAAAGGATTTACTTGTTACTTTATAGCAAGGAGCAGTGCTATTTGAATGGGATGCCATCAAGGGAAGCATTTGGTAAATTATTTAAATTAGTCCAAACTAAGCAAGAAATTGATGTGAGGTATAAGCTTAATGAACTTGCACAGTATATAAATGTCGAATTTAATACAATAATTTTCATGATTAATGTGCTTTTTGAGCTGAAATTTGTTACAATAGAGAACGGAGTGATGCGTAAAGTGGATTCAACCAACTTCACGCCGCTTAATGAAAGTAAAGTATATCAAACTCGTGAGCGTAAAATGCAGACGGAGAAATTTTTACTTTACAGCAATATAATTGAATTAGAGAAATGGCTGTTTCAATAG
- a CDS encoding lysozyme family protein: protein MKKKVTAVSKWDTDIERISKEYEIEQYQDIIKAIIMTESKKDNVDIMQSSESRYGSTGNIKSEEESLEAGIAFLAETIELGESEHVDLWTSVQAYNFGLNYIYYVSERGQNTSIELAEKYSKEVLAPNLGNEELTMYTYRMPHAIFYNGGHLYKNGGNFFYADLVRGYVKVLNWFS from the coding sequence ATGAAGAAAAAAGTAACGGCTGTTTCAAAATGGGATACAGATATTGAAAGAATTAGTAAAGAATACGAAATAGAACAGTATCAAGATATCATAAAAGCTATAATTATGACAGAATCCAAAAAGGATAATGTGGATATTATGCAAAGTAGTGAAAGTCGCTACGGAAGCACAGGGAATATTAAGAGTGAAGAAGAGAGCTTGGAAGCAGGTATTGCATTTCTAGCTGAAACAATTGAGTTAGGTGAGTCAGAACATGTCGATTTATGGACCAGTGTTCAAGCGTATAATTTTGGATTAAATTATATTTACTATGTAAGTGAAAGAGGTCAAAATACATCGATTGAACTTGCTGAAAAATATTCAAAAGAAGTGCTTGCACCAAATCTCGGAAACGAAGAATTAACAATGTATACTTATCGCATGCCGCACGCTATTTTTTATAATGGTGGCCACCTTTATAAAAACGGTGGGAATTTCTTTTATGCAGATTTAGTGAGAGGGTATGTTAAAGTATTAAATTGGTTTTCATAG